Proteins found in one Brachyspira murdochii DSM 12563 genomic segment:
- a CDS encoding NAD(P)H-dependent oxidoreductase subunit E has product MASDIKTVIEVCVGLHCSMKGSYALLEAIRSHYDLQIGVPSSDGMLLKEMECMHNCHNAVPVLINGTECTKSSFKSVVKYIEAIHLRKR; this is encoded by the coding sequence ATGGCATCTGATATTAAAACAGTCATAGAGGTTTGCGTCGGACTTCACTGCTCTATGAAAGGTTCTTATGCCCTATTAGAGGCTATACGTTCGCATTATGACTTGCAAATAGGCGTACCGTCTTCTGATGGTATGCTCCTCAAAGAGATGGAGTGTATGCATAATTGCCATAATGCCGTGCCAGTACTCATCAATGGTACGGAATGTACAAAATCGTCTTTTAAAAGTGTTGTTAAATATATAGAAGCTATACATCTAAGAAAAAGATGA